A region from the Muribaculum gordoncarteri genome encodes:
- a CDS encoding glycosyltransferase family 92 protein yields MNKTIKIAIKRHIVTPAVNLFYRGLFAMRRPCVNSDARYMFAICAIFRNEVRYMREWIEYHLLIGVDHIFLYNNFSTDDFMSILQPYIEKGVVTLTEWPREHGQMECYMHCSANFGKSCRWIAFIDLDEYICPHEATDIKEWIKRYEKYPGVILYWLMFGTAGRLHPDSEKTLIEQYTTSWQELRNTGKPIWNTAFPLEELFVHYLYGSVSIFGIKFKVPMVNESGSFVVYPDHHPLPRHNTIRINHYWSKSIEEYHDKMARGSAFSAKKNEIRRKVDFFLWHEHHVVRDDRVIFRFLTQLKMRLNGLDFNLPK; encoded by the coding sequence ATGAACAAGACAATTAAGATAGCGATAAAACGACACATAGTCACGCCGGCGGTAAATCTGTTCTACCGCGGCCTGTTTGCCATGCGTCGGCCATGCGTAAACAGCGATGCGCGTTACATGTTTGCGATATGTGCCATATTCCGCAATGAAGTGCGTTACATGCGCGAATGGATTGAATATCACTTGCTGATAGGGGTCGACCACATATTCCTCTACAACAACTTCTCGACCGACGATTTCATGTCGATACTCCAACCCTATATTGAAAAAGGAGTAGTAACGCTCACCGAATGGCCCCGTGAACACGGACAGATGGAGTGTTACATGCACTGCTCGGCCAATTTCGGCAAGTCGTGCCGATGGATTGCCTTCATCGACCTTGACGAGTACATCTGCCCCCATGAGGCAACCGACATAAAAGAGTGGATCAAGCGTTACGAAAAGTATCCCGGAGTGATATTGTACTGGCTGATGTTCGGAACTGCGGGGCGACTGCATCCCGACTCCGAGAAGACGCTTATAGAGCAGTACACCACATCATGGCAGGAGTTGCGCAACACCGGAAAACCGATATGGAACACGGCGTTTCCTCTCGAGGAGCTCTTTGTGCACTACCTCTACGGCTCCGTATCGATTTTCGGAATCAAATTCAAGGTGCCGATGGTAAATGAGTCGGGAAGCTTTGTCGTGTACCCTGACCATCATCCACTGCCGCGACACAACACTATACGCATCAACCACTATTGGAGCAAAAGCATCGAAGAGTACCACGACAAGATGGCACGCGGCTCGGCCTTTTCGGCCAAAAAAAATGAGATACGCCGCAAAGTGGATTTCTTCCTGTGGCATGAGCACCATGTGGTGAGGGACGACCGCGTCATCTTCAGGTTTCTGACCCAACTAAAGATGCGGCTTAATGGTTTAGACTTCAATTTACCGAAATGA
- a CDS encoding glycosyltransferase family 4 protein — MRVLWFSTNPSLYDDGYRPFNNGGGWIGALERIVRDIPGIELAVAFEHPVDNQKRVRDRVTYYPIRIDSLIYRLRNKIEFSHQERYLMPCCMEIVNDFKPDIIECFGSEWCFGLIAALTDVPVVTHLQGLMAPCHNTLYPPRYNSYTEAAWQLSRLRPHKALRALLEPRKSRQRVERERRVMLACHNFMGRTEWDKSVTSLLSPGSRYFTCNEALRPCFLDMTRQWSLHNGRDTLRLCTTVHGSLWKGLDIILKTARCLHDTAGRKVEWHIIGSPACSDYVEWMEKDTFARHNVRFLGVLDADTIKEELLDCDLYIQPSYIDNSPNSLCEAMALGVPCIASATGGIPSIITHGVNGLLTQVNDPYALASAILRLSGDPDMMSRLSSAALSTSRKRHAPETIAKQLIEAYQSIMSR, encoded by the coding sequence ATGAGAGTGCTGTGGTTTTCAACAAACCCGTCGCTCTATGACGACGGATACCGGCCATTTAACAACGGCGGCGGATGGATAGGTGCGCTTGAGCGCATCGTGCGTGACATTCCCGGCATTGAACTGGCCGTGGCATTTGAGCATCCCGTCGACAACCAAAAGCGAGTACGCGACCGCGTCACCTACTATCCCATCCGTATCGACTCGCTCATCTACCGCCTCCGCAACAAAATCGAGTTCTCGCACCAAGAGCGTTACCTGATGCCGTGCTGCATGGAGATAGTCAACGACTTCAAGCCCGACATAATAGAGTGCTTCGGCAGCGAATGGTGCTTCGGTCTTATCGCCGCACTCACCGATGTGCCGGTGGTGACGCATCTGCAGGGGCTCATGGCACCATGTCACAACACGCTCTATCCGCCGCGTTACAACAGTTACACCGAAGCGGCATGGCAGCTGTCGCGACTGCGCCCCCACAAGGCACTGCGTGCGTTGCTCGAACCGCGCAAGAGCCGTCAACGCGTCGAACGCGAGCGCAGGGTGATGCTTGCATGTCACAACTTCATGGGACGCACCGAGTGGGACAAAAGCGTGACATCGCTCCTCTCGCCCGGCTCGCGTTACTTCACCTGCAACGAGGCGTTACGCCCGTGCTTCCTCGACATGACGCGGCAATGGAGCCTCCACAACGGCCGCGACACACTGCGCCTATGCACCACCGTACACGGCAGCCTGTGGAAGGGGCTCGACATAATATTGAAGACCGCGCGTTGCCTCCATGACACCGCCGGCCGTAAGGTCGAATGGCACATAATAGGCTCTCCCGCCTGCAGTGACTATGTGGAGTGGATGGAGAAGGACACATTTGCACGACATAACGTGCGCTTTCTCGGCGTGCTCGACGCCGACACAATAAAGGAGGAGCTGCTCGACTGCGACCTCTACATCCAGCCCTCCTACATCGACAACAGTCCTAACTCGCTGTGTGAGGCAATGGCGCTCGGAGTTCCGTGCATAGCCTCGGCAACGGGGGGCATACCCTCGATCATCACCCACGGAGTCAACGGCCTGCTCACTCAGGTCAACGACCCCTACGCACTTGCGTCAGCGATATTGCGGCTTAGCGGTGACCCCGACATGATGTCACGCCTCTCATCGGCGGCACTGTCGACATCGCGCAAGCGTCACGCTCCCGAAACAATCGCAAAGCAACTCATCGAAGCCTATCAATCAATAATGTCACGGTAA
- a CDS encoding EpsG family protein: protein MVYNLFVIFTLSMLFLWYRSNYERLQFINAIFIAAWVMFSIEFYTTRDYPVYYENFNRPGEHVMWEPLYRMLLDIFRPVGFIVFNSVMAAFEMYTLCFLYKRAVPKAYMWVGIVILIIQPMNMLLYMNMKRQFLAMAIVLWVIYFMVYSRNRLRWLWAVTAFAAAVNIHTSALVCAPFFLLPLVRFRLNKVAIISLIAVYVLLMSFSLSSFSDLLYDVVDVVQGDEMGDDRYTMYIEEQDRMDPKATMPGIFSRIFSAAMFILLLIYNRRTSPEGFKIFLIAIASLMGGNFLFGNFARLNYYYEITFIIALPLLLQAMRENSSSVASRTVYAAFLALALLIPGKAYYNAMFGEKVYFTQAKYRYFYTIFHSNPDKSEYYYEGEKRPHR from the coding sequence ATGGTCTACAATCTGTTTGTCATATTCACATTGTCGATGCTCTTCCTGTGGTACAGGAGCAACTACGAGCGGCTTCAGTTCATCAACGCCATATTCATAGCGGCATGGGTCATGTTCTCAATCGAGTTCTACACCACCCGCGACTATCCGGTGTACTATGAAAACTTCAACCGCCCCGGCGAACATGTAATGTGGGAACCGCTCTACCGAATGTTACTCGACATTTTCCGCCCTGTGGGATTCATCGTATTCAACTCCGTGATGGCCGCCTTCGAGATGTACACGCTCTGCTTCCTCTACAAGAGAGCCGTCCCAAAAGCCTACATGTGGGTTGGCATAGTGATTCTAATCATACAGCCCATGAACATGCTGCTCTACATGAACATGAAGCGTCAGTTTCTTGCGATGGCGATAGTGCTTTGGGTCATATACTTTATGGTCTACTCCCGCAACCGGTTGCGCTGGTTGTGGGCCGTGACGGCATTTGCCGCAGCAGTCAACATCCACACCTCGGCATTGGTGTGCGCTCCATTCTTCCTGCTTCCGCTCGTCAGATTCCGGCTGAACAAGGTTGCCATAATATCGCTGATAGCGGTCTACGTTCTCCTCATGTCGTTCAGCCTCTCATCATTCAGCGACCTGCTGTATGATGTCGTCGATGTAGTTCAGGGCGACGAGATGGGCGACGACCGCTACACGATGTACATCGAGGAGCAGGACCGCATGGACCCCAAGGCCACAATGCCGGGAATATTCTCGCGCATATTCAGCGCAGCCATGTTCATTCTGCTGCTCATCTACAACCGCCGCACATCGCCCGAAGGGTTCAAGATATTCCTCATCGCTATCGCCTCGCTCATGGGCGGAAACTTCCTCTTCGGCAACTTCGCCCGACTGAACTACTATTACGAAATAACATTTATCATCGCACTGCCGCTACTGCTTCAGGCCATGCGCGAAAACTCATCGTCGGTAGCGTCACGCACAGTCTACGCCGCATTCCTCGCTCTCGCGCTCCTGATTCCCGGCAAAGCCTATTACAACGCGATGTTTGGCGAAAAGGTCTACTTCACCCAGGCCAAGTACCGTTACTTCTACACGATATTTCATTCCAATCCAGACAAGTCGGAGTACTACTATGAAGGAGAGAAACGACCACACCGATAA
- a CDS encoding glycosyltransferase WbsX family protein: MKERNDHTDNERLKARVIAMYLPQFHRTEVNDRYWGEGFTEWDNVTKARPLFKGHEQPKLPDNTLGFYDLSRPEIRELQARLAADAGIEGFMYWHYWFGNGTMALNRPLEDVLSSGAPDYPFCMGWANHSWHTGSWTAAGGRRHKSITIFNQLYPGVDDHIAHFNYCLPAFRDKRYITVDQCPLFAIWAPCDIPDLKGFIKLWRSLAAEAGLKGLHLTAIRVSRKDMTVDELIDAGFDSVNNCNYNMWRAECHVAGSKWLKMARSFLSQHLNAALQRYDYAEIIKWMCDDTDRREDVYPTILPGYDRSPRAGRKAQIYTGNTPQLFARHAADAISRVADKSPEHRIILLKSWNEWGEGNYMEPDRLHGAAFLAALKEALYHHSADISL, translated from the coding sequence ATGAAGGAGAGAAACGACCACACCGATAACGAGCGGCTCAAGGCGAGAGTGATAGCCATGTATCTGCCACAGTTCCACCGCACCGAGGTCAACGACCGCTACTGGGGAGAGGGATTCACCGAGTGGGACAACGTGACAAAGGCGCGCCCGCTGTTCAAGGGTCACGAGCAGCCCAAGCTGCCCGACAACACACTCGGCTTCTACGACCTGTCACGCCCCGAAATACGCGAGTTGCAGGCCCGACTTGCCGCCGACGCGGGAATCGAGGGATTCATGTACTGGCACTACTGGTTTGGCAACGGAACGATGGCGCTCAACCGCCCGCTGGAGGATGTGCTGTCGTCGGGGGCGCCCGACTACCCTTTCTGCATGGGATGGGCCAACCACTCCTGGCACACCGGGTCGTGGACCGCAGCGGGTGGCCGACGACACAAAAGCATCACCATATTCAACCAGCTTTACCCCGGCGTCGACGACCATATAGCCCACTTCAACTACTGCCTGCCGGCATTCCGCGACAAGCGTTACATCACCGTCGACCAATGCCCGCTCTTTGCGATATGGGCACCCTGTGACATACCCGACCTGAAAGGGTTCATCAAGCTGTGGAGATCGCTCGCAGCCGAAGCCGGACTTAAAGGACTGCATCTGACGGCCATAAGGGTGAGCCGCAAGGACATGACCGTCGACGAGCTGATCGACGCCGGATTTGACTCGGTAAACAACTGCAACTACAACATGTGGAGAGCAGAATGTCATGTCGCAGGCTCAAAGTGGCTCAAAATGGCACGCAGCTTCCTGTCGCAACACCTGAACGCGGCATTGCAGCGCTACGACTATGCCGAAATAATCAAGTGGATGTGTGACGACACCGACCGTCGCGAGGATGTCTACCCTACAATCCTACCGGGCTACGACCGCTCTCCCCGAGCCGGACGCAAAGCACAAATCTACACCGGCAACACGCCTCAGCTTTTTGCCCGCCATGCAGCCGATGCCATAAGCCGAGTGGCCGACAAGTCACCCGAACACCGCATCATACTCCTGAAGTCATGGAACGAATGGGGCGAAGGCAACTACATGGAGCCCGACCGGCTACACGGCGCGGCCTTTCTCGCCGCCCTCAAGGAAGCGTTATATCATCATTCAGCCGACATCTCATTATAG
- a CDS encoding DUF5106 domain-containing protein, which translates to MNLYNLKLLKATFVTLVMLLVMSCNSPAGRNASAATDTPVDTISRPESAMELVVPEAPATMTDPQEMAGYVAIHFWDNMDFSDTIRVNDDRFMEHHFANYFSVFPYVSADDAVKAAGRLVKLSEVTPASLGRVLRVTRRFLTSPNSSMRDEELYYIFLEAASRSDSLDDASRVKVEDGIKEVLKNRQGTPAADFKVIDNRGKATTLYGEAKAGQCRLVVFYDPECSHCHEIIEELKQLDVLAYAVEAGLVKVMAVYADGDSDVWERSRDSMPGDWMNCMSPGGEIEEKEIYSLPAMPVLYLIAPDNSVILKDPPLPLLADWLYNEMSAE; encoded by the coding sequence ATGAATCTCTATAATTTGAAACTGCTGAAAGCAACCTTCGTGACGCTTGTCATGCTCTTGGTCATGTCGTGCAACTCCCCTGCAGGGCGTAACGCTTCGGCCGCTACTGACACTCCCGTCGATACCATTTCCCGACCGGAATCGGCCATGGAGCTTGTGGTGCCCGAGGCTCCGGCTACGATGACCGACCCGCAGGAGATGGCAGGTTATGTCGCAATCCATTTTTGGGATAATATGGACTTCTCCGATACAATAAGGGTGAACGATGACCGGTTTATGGAGCACCACTTTGCCAACTATTTTTCGGTGTTTCCCTACGTGTCGGCCGATGATGCCGTCAAGGCGGCCGGGCGGTTGGTGAAGCTGTCGGAGGTGACGCCTGCGTCACTGGGCCGGGTGCTGCGTGTGACGCGACGCTTTCTCACGAGCCCTAACTCGTCGATGCGCGATGAGGAGCTTTACTACATCTTCCTTGAGGCGGCTTCCAGGTCCGACTCACTTGATGACGCTTCGCGGGTAAAAGTCGAGGATGGAATCAAGGAGGTGCTTAAGAACAGGCAGGGCACACCGGCGGCCGATTTCAAGGTGATTGACAATCGGGGAAAGGCCACCACGCTTTATGGCGAGGCGAAGGCCGGCCAGTGTAGGCTGGTGGTTTTCTATGACCCCGAGTGTAGCCATTGTCATGAGATAATCGAGGAGCTGAAGCAACTGGATGTCCTCGCTTATGCCGTGGAGGCGGGATTGGTTAAGGTGATGGCGGTGTATGCCGACGGCGACAGTGATGTGTGGGAACGGTCGCGCGACTCAATGCCCGGGGATTGGATGAATTGTATGTCACCCGGTGGTGAGATAGAGGAGAAGGAGATATATTCGCTTCCTGCAATGCCGGTGCTATATCTCATCGCTCCCGACAACAGCGTCATATTGAAGGATCCTCCGCTGCCGCTGCTTGCCGATTGGCTCTATAATGAGATGTCGGCTGAATGA
- a CDS encoding DUF3575 domain-containing protein, whose amino-acid sequence MQSDNGRATESELREQGTNERILSADSSADRQQGDIVKYPKWNVGTNLLEWIGVMPDLKYTTWASNVHGEFYFKKQYSVLLSAAYSEHHYSHGDKFQGFTSYIVEPRYWLRKDATFQGFFGGIYGQLGDYNDIDLERKYTGHFWGAGLSAGYLYPVWRGLAVEFNIRAGYRSTEVKKYVYNDAGDRCLCQRIDKNQFKLTGFALNISWRF is encoded by the coding sequence GTGCAATCCGACAATGGAAGAGCCACGGAAAGTGAATTGCGCGAACAGGGAACCAACGAGCGCATACTTTCCGCTGACAGCAGTGCGGACAGGCAACAGGGAGATATTGTAAAGTATCCAAAGTGGAATGTAGGGACAAATCTGCTCGAATGGATAGGCGTGATGCCTGACCTTAAATACACCACGTGGGCATCCAATGTGCATGGCGAGTTTTACTTCAAGAAGCAATATTCGGTGTTGCTCTCGGCCGCCTACAGTGAACACCACTATTCCCATGGCGACAAATTCCAGGGATTTACATCGTACATTGTCGAACCACGCTACTGGCTCCGCAAGGATGCCACGTTTCAAGGATTCTTCGGTGGAATCTACGGCCAGCTCGGCGACTATAACGACATCGACCTCGAACGCAAATACACGGGTCACTTCTGGGGAGCCGGTCTATCGGCCGGATATCTCTATCCCGTGTGGAGAGGTCTTGCCGTAGAATTCAATATCCGTGCGGGATATCGCTCGACCGAGGTCAAGAAATATGTCTATAACGATGCCGGCGACCGTTGTCTTTGCCAGCGCATCGACAAGAATCAATTCAAGCTCACAGGCTTCGCCCTTAACATCTCCTGGCGTTTCTAA
- a CDS encoding FimB/Mfa2 family fimbrial subunit, whose amino-acid sequence MSKVLSRILVTVYLSLLCQACITEVDVGACNNTVIRFEYLADGDEDVFPEYITSVTYCIYDSEGEIVTQATLDQNRLDEFQGVKLRLPSAGTYSLTAWGNLGGDCVLESQETLSGGRVVLPGENPKTFNKLYLGKLDFDLESVDGRHEWTAPMHSVHVTLNAYIQSTSDEFSASDFMLKVGEFATGVSNSGEILGPQRIYTLGFSEGENAMLEASAWLPRFNEHTSATLEVCSAATGNRITSVDLAGYISANNIRLTGVEEAVVDILISVSGTNISIRFPGWKPKPIYPSI is encoded by the coding sequence ATGTCAAAAGTATTATCCCGAATCCTTGTCACAGTGTACCTGTCGCTCCTGTGCCAGGCTTGCATCACCGAAGTCGATGTAGGCGCATGCAACAACACCGTGATACGGTTTGAATACCTTGCTGACGGTGACGAGGATGTGTTCCCCGAATACATCACCTCGGTTACCTACTGCATCTATGACAGCGAAGGCGAGATAGTGACACAGGCGACGCTCGACCAAAATCGCCTTGATGAATTTCAAGGCGTGAAGCTGCGTCTTCCATCGGCAGGCACTTACTCATTGACAGCGTGGGGAAATTTAGGCGGAGATTGCGTGCTGGAGTCCCAGGAAACCCTTTCGGGCGGCCGAGTAGTGCTTCCCGGAGAGAATCCCAAGACATTCAACAAGCTCTATCTCGGTAAACTCGACTTCGACCTCGAGAGTGTCGACGGACGCCATGAGTGGACAGCACCCATGCATTCAGTCCACGTGACGCTGAACGCCTATATCCAATCGACGAGCGATGAGTTTTCGGCCTCCGATTTTATGCTGAAAGTCGGTGAATTTGCCACCGGAGTTTCCAACAGCGGCGAGATACTCGGTCCGCAACGCATATACACACTCGGATTTTCCGAAGGTGAGAACGCCATGCTTGAAGCATCGGCATGGCTTCCGCGTTTCAACGAGCACACAAGCGCCACCCTCGAGGTGTGCAGCGCCGCCACCGGCAACCGCATCACATCGGTGGACCTGGCAGGTTACATTTCAGCAAACAATATCCGGCTCACCGGAGTGGAAGAGGCCGTGGTCGACATCCTGATTTCAGTTTCAGGCACCAATATCTCAATCCGATTCCCCGGATGGAAGCCTAAACCCATCTATCCGAGCATTTAA
- a CDS encoding FimB/Mfa2 family fimbrial subunit, with the protein MLQKLHDILIVAGGIMATMLTACSSEEPLAEEPKGDLFVTIEARSPRADEDATSDVHSDLTLQEGIVLIYDEDGVYEGGDRIDPDKRVASLRIPEGKKRIVVLANAPKILRDRVAIDCHTPITDEYGNVKTYKGDTVWSNIKPVYRYYAELRSSLSFSDKVLQSVQSSHRMVLIHDNIVNVAADEEDSKTSYVEIPLAPPMARVDLHARCLPSETSRIAGAAIRVSKAYTKLNWDLSYPNDETTNTVTVEFSDVSDKMTPVVTENELFSDWILENVKEDSPIASLYTYYTDPNAVLEIGLLFKGSVEYDWYPIEMSELLKPGEYKGLEAGHLYQIFITIYPDKVGHIIVDPWVVPSNLEFTIG; encoded by the coding sequence ATGTTGCAAAAACTGCATGACATACTTATCGTGGCCGGCGGCATCATGGCGACAATGCTCACTGCGTGCTCTTCAGAGGAACCCCTCGCCGAGGAGCCCAAAGGTGACCTTTTCGTAACCATCGAGGCCCGCAGTCCGCGTGCAGACGAGGATGCGACATCAGATGTCCACTCCGACCTCACTCTCCAAGAGGGCATAGTGCTCATATATGATGAGGACGGCGTCTATGAAGGCGGAGATAGGATTGACCCTGACAAGAGAGTTGCTTCACTGCGTATTCCCGAAGGCAAAAAGCGTATTGTAGTCCTGGCCAACGCGCCCAAGATACTCCGCGACCGCGTAGCCATCGACTGCCACACGCCGATTACCGACGAGTACGGCAATGTCAAGACCTACAAGGGCGACACGGTGTGGAGCAATATCAAGCCTGTGTACAGGTATTACGCCGAACTGAGATCTTCGCTATCATTTTCGGACAAAGTGCTTCAAAGCGTCCAGTCAAGCCATCGCATGGTTCTGATACATGACAATATCGTGAATGTAGCAGCCGATGAAGAGGACAGCAAGACGAGCTATGTCGAGATTCCGCTCGCTCCGCCCATGGCGAGAGTGGATCTGCACGCCCGCTGCCTGCCCTCGGAAACAAGCCGCATAGCCGGCGCTGCCATAAGGGTTTCAAAAGCCTACACGAAACTCAATTGGGACTTGTCATATCCGAACGACGAAACGACCAACACGGTAACAGTGGAATTCTCCGATGTTTCCGACAAAATGACACCTGTAGTCACCGAAAACGAGCTTTTCAGTGACTGGATACTCGAAAATGTCAAGGAGGACTCACCTATTGCCTCACTCTATACCTACTATACCGACCCCAACGCAGTCCTTGAAATAGGCCTGCTGTTTAAAGGCAGCGTCGAGTATGACTGGTATCCGATAGAGATGTCGGAGCTTCTCAAGCCCGGTGAATACAAGGGCCTTGAAGCCGGACATTTATATCAGATTTTCATAACGATATACCCCGACAAGGTCGGCCACATAATCGTTGACCCCTGGGTAGTACCGTCAAATCTTGAATTTACAATCGGTTGA
- a CDS encoding DUF4906 domain-containing protein: MKLFSHIAMFAAGMLALASCSDESIVEIDVDDPFVQPGDRAATIEVPLRFHVEKPSLIGKPLVNDIPSRAEGKGDDTTDDPEKAAEEAINDIWVFQYDENGNQLIVPRFYKVESSEIRKLNIRLAEGNDSHVYVLANTGDETWAQDKDFSTVEKFVSYEYPFTEDNVEMGEDERLLMEGHVESTIRKETDLHPIDIHLTRMMAKISFKYVTAAAASNLVVNRVIINNMPMNMRMEETPKEENYPTGEDFETRSVTLDNNFSSGKVYTFYMPANRRGTSSNTDPKLKNNGAPDKALYVQLFVSSKSNGSNYLYTIYLGENDTNDYNVRRNHNYNITLKINSEGRDDRVLAAPANCFVLGHNEEIMFDPYNRTETGGGWKYSDYVNKKVASKRIETVKVLWQEQNVIGDNSNQTDPAKRRVWKDEYDRIHVKSAKTNGNAVIAGYNSANEIVWSWHIWVNNEKPAEISKAIAYKTFGWDNGGIKKDAGRVVKGRALMSCNIGAHSASATGANSYGAVFQWGRKDPFPIGWKVTNCSSGAYMFHKNNIGVIADNSNKEIKMTTDGGKENCGELFDYQKTNATIGKIEYTLKHPTIFLGATNTESSSGAMSTDTWRQPKTWVNNGDWYWGGEDRLWGGKPFAQATKKFLVHPKGSTWLDCGTMAVDGWLSDNGATEKSLFDPCPAGWMVPPADMWLSFTVDGKNSGWGTNATSRVNGTFQSGIYGHRIYVEAWKSGKTVYFPSNGFRNSNGTLRRNGNCGNYHTSTPSTNGTVNCFHIHNASAALPFETGYESTRRAFAGPVRCVRDVDD; the protein is encoded by the coding sequence ATGAAGCTATTCAGCCATATAGCTATGTTTGCCGCAGGGATGCTGGCTCTTGCCTCCTGCTCTGATGAAAGCATCGTCGAAATCGATGTCGACGACCCGTTCGTTCAGCCGGGCGACCGCGCCGCTACTATCGAGGTGCCGTTGCGATTCCATGTCGAAAAGCCGTCGTTAATAGGCAAGCCGCTCGTCAACGACATACCCTCACGCGCCGAAGGTAAAGGCGACGACACCACCGACGACCCCGAAAAGGCCGCCGAGGAGGCCATAAACGACATCTGGGTATTCCAATATGACGAAAACGGCAATCAGCTCATAGTACCGCGATTCTACAAGGTTGAGTCGTCGGAGATCAGGAAGCTGAACATACGCCTCGCCGAGGGCAACGACAGCCACGTTTATGTGCTGGCCAACACCGGCGACGAAACGTGGGCGCAGGACAAGGACTTTTCTACAGTGGAAAAGTTTGTGTCCTACGAATATCCATTTACCGAGGATAACGTTGAGATGGGCGAGGATGAACGGCTGCTCATGGAGGGCCATGTCGAGTCGACCATCCGAAAGGAAACCGACCTGCACCCCATCGACATTCACCTGACACGAATGATGGCCAAAATCAGTTTCAAGTATGTCACTGCAGCCGCAGCCTCCAACCTGGTGGTAAACCGCGTCATCATCAACAACATGCCCATGAACATGCGCATGGAGGAAACGCCCAAGGAGGAGAACTATCCCACGGGCGAGGACTTTGAAACACGCTCGGTGACTCTCGACAACAACTTCTCGTCGGGAAAGGTCTACACATTCTACATGCCCGCCAACCGACGCGGCACATCGTCCAACACCGACCCGAAACTAAAGAACAACGGCGCACCCGACAAAGCGCTGTACGTACAGCTATTCGTATCATCGAAGTCCAACGGCTCAAACTACCTCTACACTATATACCTTGGCGAAAACGACACGAATGACTACAACGTGCGCCGCAACCACAACTACAACATCACGCTCAAGATAAACTCGGAGGGCCGCGACGACCGTGTGCTCGCCGCACCCGCCAACTGCTTCGTGCTCGGCCACAACGAGGAGATAATGTTTGACCCCTACAACCGCACCGAAACGGGCGGCGGCTGGAAATACTCCGACTACGTAAACAAGAAAGTGGCGTCAAAGCGCATCGAAACCGTGAAAGTACTGTGGCAGGAGCAGAACGTAATCGGCGACAACTCCAATCAGACCGATCCCGCAAAGCGTCGCGTGTGGAAGGACGAGTATGACCGCATACACGTGAAGTCGGCCAAGACCAACGGCAATGCTGTTATTGCCGGCTACAACAGCGCAAACGAAATCGTGTGGTCATGGCACATCTGGGTCAACAACGAGAAACCCGCCGAAATATCCAAGGCCATAGCCTACAAGACCTTCGGATGGGACAACGGCGGAATCAAGAAAGACGCCGGACGCGTTGTCAAGGGACGAGCACTCATGTCGTGCAACATCGGAGCCCACAGCGCATCGGCCACCGGTGCAAACAGCTACGGAGCCGTATTCCAGTGGGGACGCAAGGACCCGTTCCCCATAGGATGGAAGGTGACCAACTGCAGCTCGGGCGCATACATGTTCCACAAAAATAATATCGGAGTGATAGCCGACAACTCCAATAAGGAAATCAAAATGACCACCGACGGAGGCAAGGAAAATTGCGGCGAGCTGTTTGACTATCAGAAGACCAATGCCACGATAGGCAAAATCGAATATACGCTTAAGCATCCCACCATATTCCTCGGGGCCACTAATACCGAAAGTTCTTCAGGAGCCATGAGTACCGACACCTGGCGCCAGCCCAAGACATGGGTTAACAATGGCGACTGGTACTGGGGCGGTGAAGACCGCCTTTGGGGAGGCAAGCCTTTCGCTCAGGCCACAAAAAAGTTTCTCGTGCATCCGAAAGGCTCGACATGGCTCGATTGCGGCACAATGGCTGTCGACGGCTGGCTGAGCGACAACGGCGCAACCGAGAAGTCGCTCTTCGACCCGTGTCCCGCAGGATGGATGGTTCCTCCGGCCGACATGTGGCTTTCATTCACAGTCGACGGCAAGAACTCCGGTTGGGGCACCAACGCCACCAGCCGCGTCAACGGCACATTCCAGTCGGGAATCTACGGACACAGAATCTATGTGGAGGCATGGAAAAGCGGAAAGACGGTGTACTTCCCCAGCAACGGATTCCGCAACAGCAACGGCACACTGCGCCGCAACGGCAACTGCGGCAACTATCACACATCGACGCCGAGTACCAACGGTACAGTAAACTGCTTCCACATCCACAACGCATCGGCGGCCCTTCCGTTTGAAACAGGATATGAGTCGACACGCCGTGCATTTGCCGGTCCCGTGCGTTGCGTGCGCGATGTCGACGATTGA